CCGGAGGGCCCCTGACTTCCCGCGTCAGTATGTGTGTgctctgtagtcacagctgccaTGGCAGGCCCTCCTGTGTGCACCTCCGGGAAAAgtcctcttggcctcctttgctGTCTTGCAGCTGCTCACGGGGTTCTCACATTCATGGGGATCACCACGTTTAAAATGGATGGAAATAAGGCAGGGTGCAGTTTGCCTGAAGTGCCAAGTCCTGGCTAGATCTGGGCTCCCTCCTCTGACCTTCTGCCCAGCTCTCATTAGTATCATCAGCATTTCCAAGTGGGCTCTGGTCTGGGTGCCCTTTGCCATGTACAGTGTATTTCTTGGAACCGGAGTTAGTGATTTCACATGTTGCTCTAGCAACCAAATGACTGTTGAACCATGACAGGCTCATTCTCTCCTTAGTGCTGGCTTCTGAAGTGGTAGATGTGAATATCCACTTAATGAAGACTGTGTAATTTTAGAATCTTGGAGCTAGACCTAGCCAAAGAAATCACCCAGTTGGGtacttttcatcattttattaaaGGAGATAATAAGATGCCACAGTGGACGGAGTGAGGCCTGGATGTGGGGAGGAGTGGGTCTGCGTACGTCCTTTTGCTTTTCTACCTATCTGCCTTCTgtctctcctctttttgtcaGCTGCAAGATGTCCTCATGGAACCCACTTCGAAAATCAAAGATGCAGTCCAGCTGCCTTACAAACAAGTGTCAGTCCCTGCGCTGCTCCTAGTCGGCCCTCTGCAGGCTGCCCCCAATTTGACTCCAAAAAGACCCCATTGGGGGTTGCAGTTGTTCTGAGCCCTCTAGCCCAGAGTGACATGCCCACGCACAGGCCTGCTTCCCACAGAAGCCAGGCTCTACCTGCCCTTCCCTCCTGGGCCCACCTCTCTCAAGCACCCTGGTGATTAAGCTTTCCTTGCCGTGGATAAGGAGGACTTTCTAGAGGGGCTTGGCTGTGCAGTGCTGCCGAGGCCCTTGCCCACTCTTCCTGTTCATTCGGCTAATACTGGCCACACAGCTGTTGGGTGGCAGGCTCGGTGCTGGGTGCCTGGGACGTGGCAGTGAGCAGAGCAGGggagcctggcccaggtctgctgaggctggtgggtgggCATGCCAGCCCCATGGTGCAGCcttgccccagccactctgccGACATGAATCCTAACACACGGGGCATTCTGACATTTCAATTTCCTaatgaattacttttaaaaattatttttacagggCCTTATTGGAAGGAGAAAGCAATCCAGAGATATTGATTTGGACTGAGCATGCTGAAAATGTGCAACCAGGTAAATGAAAGGAAGGCTaattatttaacttaaaaatactttccaggctgggcacagtggctcacttttGTAATCTCAGCGCCTTGGGAGGCCACAGTACCATTGTGCTACTGCACtatagtctgggcaacaaagggGGTCCCTGTGTCTAAAACACAAAATGCTTTCCATCTGAATTGTTCATTTCATGGATAGATAGTAAAGCACCAATTATCTGGAAGAACAGGAGTTAGATATGGTGTTCAGATAACAGTAGTTCATCTCTCTTTTATATACCAAATACATTTTGGTTTAATGGGACATAATTTCAATTATGATATAAATAAGAGTGCGGAGAAGTGCTTGATAAACTCATGCGTTTGGGGGTGCTTCCTAGCCAACATGGAGCAGGAGCAGAGGGGCTGATGGCACTGAGCAGTAAGAATGGTGAGGAGAAAGTACACGTGGATTTAGTTACCACACAAGAGTTCCTGGGAAGGGACACTTTTGCTTTCCAGATCAAAGAGCTATGGTTGTAGCACAAGTGCAGGGAAGCAGGGCTTTGAAGGGCAGGTGGTCAGCACCTTGGAACCTGCTGCCTCACCAGCGCAGGGATGGGAAGAATTACATTGTTTCCTCAACCTTAGGCTGGTGTGTGCAGCTCAGGAAAATGTGCCCAGGTGCTCTGAGGATTGCCTTAGTGTAGGCCAACTATAGGACAGGGCCCATGCTTCTGTAACTGCAGAACTGACATAAAAGAATTGAAGTTgtgggccagatgcagtggctcatggctgtgatcccagcaccctggaaggctgaggtaggtgaatcacctgagcttaggagtttgagaccaaccctgtctctactaaaagtagaaaaactagccaggcattgtggtgggtgcctgtagtcccagctacttgggaagctgaggcaagagcatcaattgagcccagagtttggggttactgtgagctgggataccacagcactctacctagagcatatgagtgagactcgtctcaaaaaaaaaaaaaaaaaaaaaggcaaaacctGTAGTGTTTCTGTAGCAGCATCTTTACAAATGAGGAGGTTGTCAATGTGAAAATAACTTAGGAAgtgtaaaaattattaattttgttaatacTTGATCTAATACAGAAATCAGTAAAAAATAACAGCATATAAACAGGGGTTATATTGTGGTATTGGTATTCAGTAATTAAATACTTTGTAGTTATATGTTCTCTGGTGaagtaagtaaaataaacttaTCTCAACAAAGTAGTAATGAATGATCTCAAAATATCCTAATATTGTGaaatttcagccataaaaacaactAGCACCTCTGAGTTTTCTGCACATGTGCTGTGCTTTCTGTCAACATTGATGTTTTTGTCAGAGTGAGTGAGTATTTTCAGAGCAGTAACTGGGGAAGAGTGCTAGGCTAAAGTATTTGTTGTGCTGCCTTTCACTGTAATAGGATTTTTAAAACTCACAAAAGATAATTTGGGCACTGAAAATAGTGTATTTATAATGTCCTTTCTGTGGTAATAGTATATATTTTGTGTGATGGGATGGGATTTGACCTGTAACAATGTTTAAAggtgaaaaaaagtaataatgtcTATCATTTTAACGAACTGTTTGTTCAATTTCTACAGAATTCAGAAGCAAGGCCTATCAATATACTGACTCAGTATTACAAAGGGAAAATCAAAGAAATCTGTTCTCAAGGCAGAAAGCAACTTTGGCAAGTTCAATTCCCAGCTCGGCAGTCTACTCCCACCGGTCCGGATACCTTGGATCTCAGACAACAATGTCTACTGGAGGTGCTGCCAAAAGGGGCTCGGAATACCCTTCCCTGGCCCCTACCTGGCACGAAAATTCTTACAGAAAAATTGTCAATGGTCAAACCAGCTTCAGAACTTTTTCTCCAACCTATGGTCTTTTAAGAGATACTGAAACTCAAGTGAAAACGTTCACAGAAAGACCAAAAGCTGAAGATACAAGGGACGCCCCCACTTACTTAGCCAAAGATACTACAGTTGCCCAGGAGTCACAGCGAGACAACGTGGCAGCAGGTGCTCCCAGAAGCACTCAGTTAAATGAGAGGACTGTCACtttgggaaagaaaacagaagtgagaACCACAAGGGAGCAAGAAGGAAGCAAACCAGGAaccatcagaaaaaagcaagaagagaaaatgtttgATTCTAAAGAGAAGGCTTCAGAGGAGAGAAATTTAAGATGGGAAGAACTGACAAAGTTAGATaaagaagcaagagagagagagagccagcaAATGAGGGAAAGGGCTAAAGGGAAGGACTCACTGAAGGAGAAgagtgtgagagaaagagaggtgcCGATTAGTGTAGAAGTATCCCGGGACAGCATACCAGAGACGTCCCCTAAAAGTCTGCAGACGCAGATGCCAGGAAAGGAGGATACTGGTGACGGTGCAGGTACAGGTGGAGAGGTGGACACCAGAGAGGCACGGTTCAGGTTGGGCACTGGTGATACCACCAGCTCTCTGACAGGTGATTCCATGACAGAAACCATAGCAGAAAACATCGTTACCAGCATCCTTAAGCAGTTTAGTCAGTCTCCAGATACAGAAGCAACTGTTAATTCTTTTCCAGACACAAGAGTCACTTACATGGAGAGGAGAGAGCTTCCTggtgaaaggaaaacaaagaccGAAATAGTTGTGGAGTCTAAACTGACTGAAGATGTTGATGTCTCCGATGAGGCTGGCCTGGACTACCTTTTAAGCAAGGATATTAAGGAAGTGGGGCTGAAAGGAAAATCAGCTGAGCAGATGATTGGAGATGTAATCGAACGAGGtctgaaagggaaggaggggagagcaAAGGTGGTCAATGTGGAGATCGTGGAAGAGCCTGTGAGCTACCTAGCTGGTGACAAGGCAGAGGTGTTCTCTGTCCCATTCAAGGTGGAGGAGGTTGATGATATGTCTCCCGGCGCCAAGGGGCTTGTTGAGGAAGAGGAGAGTTACGAAGAAACCGACGTCACATTCTCAGTTACTCAACGTCAAAGGACCAGGCAGCCTCAGGAGAAGGTAGCTCACGTTGAAGAAGTGACAGAGGCAGGTGACTCAGAGGGAGAGCAGAGTTATTTTGTGTCGACTCCAGATGAACACCCTGGGGACCATGATAGAGATGACAGCTCCGTGTACGGGCAGATCCACATCGAGGAGGAATCCACCATCAGGTACTCTTGGCAAGATGAAATTGTGCAGGGGAcgtggaggagaaaaaaaagggaTGATGAGGTCGGTGAGAAGGTTGTGCAGCCCCTGGATGTTCCAGCACCTTCTCTGGAAGGGGATGCAAGTTCTGTTCACTGGAAAGAACAAGCTAGAAGTGGTGAATTTCATGCTGAACCAATAGTCATTGAAAAGGAGATTAAAATACCACATGAGTTCCACACCTCCATCAAGGGCATGTCCTACAAGGAGCCCCGGCACCAGCTTGTGGAGGTGATCGGGCAGCTGGAAGAAACCCTTCCGGAGCGCATGAAGGAAGAACTGTCCGCCCTAACTAGAGAGGGACTGGGTGAGTCAGGGGGCGTTTCAGTCGATGTAAAGAAAGTCCAGACCTCTGGTGGTGGTTCTGTGTCCTTGGTGGCTGAAGTCAGCCTCTCTCAGACTGTGGATGCTGATCAGTTAGACCTGGAGGAGCTGAGCAAAGATGAAGCCGGAGAAATAGAGAAAGCCGTGGAGTCAGTGGTGCTAGAGAGCTTGACCAAGCGACATGGCTCAGCaccaggaagcccaggcaggGAAGGCAGAGTGGAGGCCTCGGCTGTTGGCATCAAGCGATGGGCCACCAGGGAACTGTACAGCGCCTCTGGTGAGAGTGGGGGAGCTGGCGGGGCCCCCGACAGCAGGGAACAGCTCGCTTCCCACGGCCCAGTGTCAGCCACTGTAGAAGTCAGcagccccagggcctttgctcaGTCACACGTGCTGGAGGATGTGAGTCACTCTGTAAGGCACATTAAACTAGGTCCCACTGAGATCTGGAGGACTGAGCAAGTCTCGCAGGGAGGACCCACTACAGGAGTGGTGGAGGTAAGTGGGGGAGGTAACCTCAGGCAGGCAGTGAGCTTCACCGGAGTGTCTGGTCCCCATCAGAGTCAAGCATCCAAAGAAGCCTTCTTCCAAGGCCCTGCCCCTGCCTGTCAGGAGGTGGGAGGCACAGAAGACGTAGGCCCAGCAGAGTTTTCCACAGACACTCCCGACATATCAGGGAGGCACAGCACATATGGCCCCAACCAGTTTCATGCTGAAAAGGAAATTACCTTTCAGGGTCCCATTTCTGCGGCAGGGAAGGCTGGTGATTCCTCTGCAGGGGAAGAGGCAGTGGGTATCCACACTTCCGTGAGGCACCTTCAGTTAGGCCCTAAAGGACGGTTCACTGAGCAAATCCAGTTTGTAGCCCCACTTCCAGGCAGAATGGAGTCAGGTGTCACTGAAGATTCCGTGCCCACAGAAGAGTTCCCAGGGAATGACATGTCCATCAGACGTGTCCGTATTGAACCCCAGAGGCATCAAACCACTGAGCAGATAGTTTACCATGGGCCAGTCCCCCAGCACGTGGAATTTAGTGCTTCAGAAAGCAGCACTGTCTGCAGAGAGGGCTCGGCAGATGTGACCCAGGCCACTTGTAGTTACACATTGGGGGGTAAAGCCCTAATGACTGAAAAGAGTGCCCTCCAAAGGGTCATTTCCAAATCTTCTCAAGACGATAATGTGGAAGACATGTCAGAGGCAAAAGTGACATCGGGCATTAGCAGATCCTTTAGGCACATTCAACTAGGTCCTCTTCCTGGTTCAGCAGACCCCCTTGAGCTGGGTGGTTTAGTGGATGGCGGTGGAACACTAAGGCACATTGCCCTGGGGCCCAAAGAAACTTCATTTACCTTTCAGATGGATGTGAGTCACATAGAGGCCACCCCCCGCTGGACACAAAAGGCAGGAATGGAAGCAGATGATCACAGTATGTCTGACCGTGGTGCCTGGAGAGACACGGACAGTAGGAATGACCAGGCAGCCAGCGCGAGCTTTACCGCCCCTGGGGGAGCTGGACACCAGGTCCACGGAGAGCAGGGCAAGGCACAGGCAGAGTTTGATAAAACGGTGCAGTTGCAGAGAATGGTAGACCAAAGGTCAGTGATCTCGGATGAAAAGAAAGTTGCTCTCCTCTATCTAGACAATGAGGAGGAGAATGATGGGCATTGGTTTTGatgaacagaaaatattttgttttaaatgacaCCTTATTTGGTAACATACCAACATACAAAGGCCTTATTTCAAGGGGTGGGGAGAAGCTCACTTGTAAACCCTCccccttttttgctttctttaaagtTCTCCAGGCAGtgtcaatttattttaaagttaatctATAAAGGTTTAAAATTCATGCTTCATAAGGCATTggcattttaatttgatttgggACTTTTACAAAACACttctttttcctgaaaatgtCTCTCCACTTTGGGAGACAAAGTTCTACCACTTCTGCACCTGGTCACAGACATGGCTTGCATCTgcttaaaaacaataattatcTTAAGGGCAAGATGCCTAAACATTAACCAGATTAAAGTAATATTATATTAAAGAGTAAATTTTGTTTGCATGTGCTACTAAGAAATAATAAACTAacattttaagggaaaaataaatatattttcttccaaagtctttccaaaaagaaatccTTGGAAATAAGCAGACTGCTTATGTGAAGAAAATTTTGCTAAATGATTTCATCTTTAGGAAAaagttgcagatggaattaaatGAATTGCTGTCTATGtgcagaactttaaaaaatacagtattttatttatggaGAGGACAGCTGTAGTCTATTATAACATTTCAAATTACATTTGCACAGCTTCTCCTTCACTGGACCCATGAATAGGGGACATGGTTATTGGGTGTCACTGAgggtatcatttctttttttttttttttttttgtagagacagagtctcactgtaccgccctcgggtagagtgccgtggcgtcacacggctcacagcaacctctaactcttgggcttacgcaattctcttgcctcagcctcccgagcagctgggactacaggcgcccaccacaacgcctggctatttttttgttgcagtttggccagggctgggtttgaacccgccaccctcagcatatggggccggtgccctactcactgagccacaggcgctgcccgagggtATCATTTCTTAACGGCACTGGGTCGTTAGGTAGCGCACaggctgaacattttttttttccattgtagcCTGTGTTCTGGAGTAGCAGCTCCTACCAGACTGAGTATATTCAAGCTTCTATGTGCCCCCAGCCCTTAGCACCCAGACACTTAACGTCACAGGTGGGAGGTAGACCCTAAAGATGATGACGACAATGTCAATGCTCAGACTGCAGCTGCACTGGCAAGTGGGTTGCATGCAGGAAAATTGGAAACACAAGGTAGACTGTGCCTCCCAAAGAAGCCTTTCTCTGCCCCTTTCATGGCCCCCCCTCATGGCTCATGGCTGTGTCTCTGAGCTCAGAAAGATGCAAATGCAACAGTCACTAACCAAccttgcagaagcttttttgcaCTTTCAGCAGAAATCTTTACCGTTGTTGGGGTGTTTTGTACAGGAAACAAATAATACATTAAATAGAATAAGCTATTTTGAGGAAGGAACTGGGTGGCTCTGAGACCCTTAGGACAGGCCCTGGAGGGGAAGAAGGCCATCACTCTGGTGGGCCACAGGATGAGGACCTGCAGGTTCACACCACCGAGTCTAAGATGGTAGATAGTGTGCTTggtttgatttgttttattttgcacatGGGTATTGTTTTCAAAGCTTCTATCTTTAAAGATATAGCATCACATAAAAATAGTATCTTTAGCCTACAGCAATATTTTAGGCTAGTTTTTTTCACATAATGTCTGAACTGTACTACTTCCTGTGACACAGTATATCATAGAACTGACTGTAGTGTGCTGAGGAATAGCGATCTGAGGTTATACTACCTTCAGGTAGGTTAGGATGACAGCATTGGAAGTTCTTCCCTCTCGGTTCACAGGGTGGTCCTCAGGGTGGTCATCCCCAAGGATGCTCATCTCTGTTGGTCCTGATAGCAGAGCAGCTACAGCAGGTAGTTTACAGAGAGTGCGTTTTCCTAATAAGTGGAGAAATCCAGCACAGCTCTCAAGatgatctatttttaaaacaccaTGAATCAGGATAGAAAGAAAGTTAATTTGAATTGCAAGTTTAAACCTTTGTTATCCATCTGCCAAGTGAACTATTGATTGTCAGACTGGTTATGGAGGTGACTGCTTTGCAAAGATTTGTCATTTCTAATACAGTCAaagatgtgctggttttatattagCTGTAATTGGTAATGGTCTTTGTAAAAGTGATCGATGAGAATTTGGTCACAGTGACAGCCTCCTGTTTGACGGCAGCACAGACTGATGAGGAATCTGTTACGAATCTTAAGTGGGCTGAATTTAATGTCAGCATATTGGCTTATAACCTGGTGAATAGATGCTGATGTGAACAGGTTATTAATATCATGACCTACTTTTATTTACCTTGGAAAATGTCTTACATCTTAATTTTCACCTCCAAGTTGTAATGCATAACTTCAAGAAGTATTTGCCAGTATGGTATAACAGAGCTGTTGTTGGTTACTACGTCTCTGCATCACCTAGGAGGGAGTGCGGCCTCAACACTGTGATAGGTCACCCCAAACTtctgtgttctttaaaaatagtcaCTCTGGAGATAAGAGAAATCAACTTCGTGGTTGGACGAGGTGGAAACACAACCAGTGTTTTCCTGTTTATTGTTTAGACAAAACCATGTTCATTGAATGTTTTCCAACTTCCCACTGGTTGTTTTGATATTGTTTGTTTAAGGTGTATATTTAGAATGGAATCATCTAAAAAGCTGAATTTGTTAACCTCCTGTTCCCCATAAAGAGAAATGTCACAAGAacgtataaaaataaaaatctgagggGAAAAAACTCACCTTGTTCCTCAAGAGAGTATTTTCCAGTAGATTTTTGGTGTGGTTTCTTTTAAACTCTACTTGAAGAATCCATATGCTTACGTGCATGTTTTTAGGGCAGCACAAAATTACTGGGGAGAATGTATATGAACAGTTCTAGTTCCCTAATTCCTTACTTGAATAGGACTTGATAGTGTTAACACGAAGACAGAATGCATGGCAAAGCATAGACCAAGTGGCTTGTATTCAAATATATACTGAACAATTTGTGGTAATATGTCATCATCACAGGCTGGAAGACCAGTGCCAGGACATGACCATCCATTTTTCCTGAGATGAGGGGTTCCTTGGGATATGAGAATTTTCAGTGCGAAAATCAGGATTGTCTGGGCATACTGGGACAGTTGGTTACCTTGTAAGTGCAAATTAAACGGTTGTTAATCACAGCCATTTCTTAGGTGCTTTGAAAAATTAAGTTGAGACAAAGGAGTAGCTAAATATCTTTACCTGTTTATAATCTTTTAGTCTTTTaccaaaaaagtacaaaaacatgAATAGCTGCAATTTCCATCTCTTGTTAAAGTTAACAAATTTAATAGATGGAAGACATTTGGTGGAACAGTACTAAATTCATcctttcctggggtgggggtgcgggactaaattttaaaaatgtattttagtttCTGTGATTCTAAGATAACCTACCAAATaatacagaaaaggaagaaggagccgggcgtagtggctcaggcctgtaatttcagcactctgggaggctgaggtgggcggattgcttcagctcaggagtttgagaccagcctgagtgactcctatctgtaaaaaatagctggctgttgtggcgggcgcctttagtcccagttactcaggaggctgaggcaagagaatcacttgagcctaagagtttgctgtgagctattacgctTTGGCACTATACCCCAGGGTgattgagactcttgtctcaaaaaaagaaaggaacagatcAGAATTCACATTTGTTTCAAAAAACACACCACAGAGTCTTAGTTTAGGCTACTGTGTGATACAAAAACACTGGCCCAGGTGGCTTAAATGACAaatgtctcacagttctggaggctggaaagtctcaGTGCCGAGAGATTCTCCTCCTGGTGAAAGGTCTCTGcttggcttgcagacagctgccttgTTGCTGTGGAGGGTGCAGACAGATTCTCTCGTGTTTCTTATAAAGGCAAAGATCAGAGATccacctcctaatgccatcacattgggtattagggcttcaacatgaaTTGGGTGGGGACACAAACATCCAGTACACAACAGATGCCACCTATTTTTTCAACTATATGGGAGACTTGGTGAGTAGTGACCATATCCCAGTCCTTTTCTGTAGTCTATCATCATCATGGCACAGGTCTGGGACTGGTGAGTAACAGCAGAGATGGTCTACATGGTCAGGTGTCAGGCTCTTGAGGAAGACATGGGACCTTGTTTCTCCCCATCCTGTCATATCTTTATTTCCTCCATTGATTCTTGAGGTGACAGCCTATATGAATGGACCCAGGGTGGTTTGGGTTTCCCACAGAGGCTTGGAGGGGAAAGGCCCTCATGCTGCAGTCTGCTGCCTTCTTTAAGCACCAGCCTACTGCAGCCTCACTGGCCATGGTGCCTGGGATGTAGGGGAGAGGGTGGCTTTGCCCACACCTGCACCCCCCACCCTCTGGGTGCTCCATCCACCTCATTCTACCATTGGATCTCTTGGTTGACAGTGTGGAGAAAGGTGCCCAAAGCTTCCTGCTTGACTTTGCTATCTTCACACAACTGTGGCCCATCTGCCAGGAGGCTAAAGACTACTGTGGACCCCAGGTCAGTGCCAACTCAAGAAGCAGCTCCAGGGTGGTGGACATGTTTGTCCTGCCTGGAGTAGAGGCCACAGGGGAGGTATGCAAAACACTCAGCAGCCTCCCGTCTTGGCAGCCTCACTCCTGCTTGCTTTTCTTCCCACTCCCCTACACCTGCCTTGCCTGACCCCAAGGCCAAGCCAGGAACAGTGGCCACCTGCCCCATTGTACTTGGTTATTGGCTGAGGTGCTACCACTGACACCCATCGATGCCACCAGCATACTTTCAATACTTAGTGCCACACTGGATGGCCACTGTGTGTCCCAGTTCTTAGCACACACCTGGTATATCCTAAGTGCCCAAGAAAAACTGTGAAGAGCGACCGGACATACAAATGAAGGAAGCCATCTCCAGGACCCTGAGAAGGCTTCTGGGAGCTCCGAGCAAGGCTTCATTTTGAAAACACTGACACTAGCACTTTCAAGTTTCCCTTTATTAGcatttcattctcattttatgtTCAATCCTTATTAGCTTCCTATAAGAAAGGGCTTTTTCCAGAGTTTTACTGTTCCAAATCTGACCCCAGACCTATGCAAGGAACTCTGTGTACAAGTGAATGCCAAATCTTTCCTGTACAACTTTTGAAGATAAGACTTTCAGCCACAGTAGAGCTCTGATGAGTAAAAATTCCTGTTGACAAGAAGAACCATTtaggtttatttctaaaaatagaaacgTTTTATAGAAGTGCCAGACAAGAAGAACCActtaggtttatttttaaaaatagaaacgtTTTATAGAAGTGCCAGATCACCTGAAGGGCAACCACTGCCCACCTGTGGCCATCAGAGTTTCATGGTGTCACTGTGCACGTTGGAGCAAACAGTTGGCCGTGAAAATCTGTACCCTGAACTGTTGAATTCCATCTTGGAGAGAAATTTGTATAATACCCTAAATGACAGTGGCCTGTCCTGCCCACAGctttctttgggggtgggggtgggatctCAGTCTGCTGCGTTGAGCCTGGCCTTCCCCAGAATGGTGTGCTGAGGGACCCCGGTGCAGAAGGCTACTTTGGCTTTTGCAGCCTGCCTTGGCTTCATGGTGACCTCAGGGGCCCTGCAAACAAGCAGAGGATATTGGGTGAGTGTGGCGCCCCTCAGCCCTGCATACGGTTCCCACCTGGCCTTTGCTGCTGGGAAGCAATTGCTGAGACACTTTTAATGAGAGGCCTCAGTAGGGGCTGTGAGTGAGACAGGAATCATGGCACAAGAAGGTAAAACTCAAAATGTTTTCCTCCTATCTTTTAATTCCTTGTGACCACCCATGTGGTCAGAAACAGTGAACCCTCAGCTGGTTCAGGAA
This region of Nycticebus coucang isolate mNycCou1 chromosome 2, mNycCou1.pri, whole genome shotgun sequence genomic DNA includes:
- the SYNM gene encoding synemin isoform X2, producing the protein MLSWRLQTGAEKAELQELNARLYEYVCRVRELERENLLLEEELRGRRGQESLWAEWQARFAEEARDLRQQLDELSWATALAENERDALRRELRELQHLDAEARAARGRLDTELSAQRRELQEALGARAALEALLGRLQAERHGLDAAHERDVRELRARAAGLTMHYRARAAGPAEPSRRLREVHDSYALLVAESWRETVQLYEDEVRELEEALRRGQESRLRAEEETRLCAQEAEALRRDALELEQLRARLEQELLRMREEYELQAEERQRVIYCLEDEKENLTLAMADRLRDYQELLQVKTGLSLEVATYRALLEGESNPEILIWTEHAENVQPEFRSKAYQYTDSVLQRENQRNLFSRQKATLASSIPSSAVYSHRSGYLGSQTTMSTGGAAKRGSEYPSLAPTWHENSYRKIVNGQTSFRTFSPTYGLLRDTETQVKTFTERPKAEDTRDAPTYLAKDTTVAQESQRDNVAAGAPRSTQLNERTVTLGKKTEVRTTREQEGSKPGTIRKKQEEKMFDSKEKASEERNLRWEELTKLDKEARERESQQMRERAKGKDSLKEKSVREREVPISVEVSRDSIPETSPKSLQTQMPGKEDTGDGAGTGGEVDTREARFRLGTGDTTSSLTGDSMTETIAENIVTSILKQFSQSPDTEATVNSFPDTRVTYMERRELPGERKTKTEIVVESKLTEDVDVSDEAGLDYLLSKDIKEVGLKGKSAEQMIGDVIERGLKGKEGRAKVVNVEIVEEPVSYLAGDKAEVFSVPFKVEEVDDMSPGAKGLVEEEESYEETDVTFSVTQRQRTRQPQEKVAHVEEVTEAGDSEGEQSYFVSTPDEHPGDHDRDDSSVYGQIHIEEESTIRYSWQDEIVQGTWRRKKRDDEVGEKVVQPLDVPAPSLEGDASSVHWKEQARSGEFHAEPIVIEKEIKIPHEFHTSIKGMSYKEPRHQLVEVIGQLEETLPERMKEELSALTREGLGESGGVSVDVKKVQTSGGGSVSLVAEVSLSQTVDADQLDLEELSKDEAGEIEKAVESVVLESLTKRHGSAPGSPGREGRVEASAVGIKRWATRELYSASGESGGAGGAPDSREQLASHGPVSATVEVSSPRAFAQSHVLEDVSHSVRHIKLGPTEIWRTEQVSQGGPTTGVVEMDVSHIEATPRWTQKAGMEADDHSMSDRGAWRDTDSRNDQAASASFTAPGGAGHQVHGEQGKAQAEFDKTVQLQRMVDQRSVISDEKKVALLYLDNEEENDGHWF
- the SYNM gene encoding synemin isoform X1; its protein translation is MLSWRLQTGAEKAELQELNARLYEYVCRVRELERENLLLEEELRGRRGQESLWAEWQARFAEEARDLRQQLDELSWATALAENERDALRRELRELQHLDAEARAARGRLDTELSAQRRELQEALGARAALEALLGRLQAERHGLDAAHERDVRELRARAAGLTMHYRARAAGPAEPSRRLREVHDSYALLVAESWRETVQLYEDEVRELEEALRRGQESRLRAEEETRLCAQEAEALRRDALELEQLRARLEQELLRMREEYELQAEERQRVIYCLEDEKENLTLAMADRLRDYQELLQVKTGLSLEVATYRALLEGESNPEILIWTEHAENVQPEFRSKAYQYTDSVLQRENQRNLFSRQKATLASSIPSSAVYSHRSGYLGSQTTMSTGGAAKRGSEYPSLAPTWHENSYRKIVNGQTSFRTFSPTYGLLRDTETQVKTFTERPKAEDTRDAPTYLAKDTTVAQESQRDNVAAGAPRSTQLNERTVTLGKKTEVRTTREQEGSKPGTIRKKQEEKMFDSKEKASEERNLRWEELTKLDKEARERESQQMRERAKGKDSLKEKSVREREVPISVEVSRDSIPETSPKSLQTQMPGKEDTGDGAGTGGEVDTREARFRLGTGDTTSSLTGDSMTETIAENIVTSILKQFSQSPDTEATVNSFPDTRVTYMERRELPGERKTKTEIVVESKLTEDVDVSDEAGLDYLLSKDIKEVGLKGKSAEQMIGDVIERGLKGKEGRAKVVNVEIVEEPVSYLAGDKAEVFSVPFKVEEVDDMSPGAKGLVEEEESYEETDVTFSVTQRQRTRQPQEKVAHVEEVTEAGDSEGEQSYFVSTPDEHPGDHDRDDSSVYGQIHIEEESTIRYSWQDEIVQGTWRRKKRDDEVGEKVVQPLDVPAPSLEGDASSVHWKEQARSGEFHAEPIVIEKEIKIPHEFHTSIKGMSYKEPRHQLVEVIGQLEETLPERMKEELSALTREGLGESGGVSVDVKKVQTSGGGSVSLVAEVSLSQTVDADQLDLEELSKDEAGEIEKAVESVVLESLTKRHGSAPGSPGREGRVEASAVGIKRWATRELYSASGESGGAGGAPDSREQLASHGPVSATVEVSSPRAFAQSHVLEDVSHSVRHIKLGPTEIWRTEQVSQGGPTTGVVEVSGGGNLRQAVSFTGVSGPHQSQASKEAFFQGPAPACQEVGGTEDVGPAEFSTDTPDISGRHSTYGPNQFHAEKEITFQGPISAAGKAGDSSAGEEAVGIHTSVRHLQLGPKGRFTEQIQFVAPLPGRMESGVTEDSVPTEEFPGNDMSIRRVRIEPQRHQTTEQIVYHGPVPQHVEFSASESSTVCREGSADVTQATCSYTLGGKALMTEKSALQRVISKSSQDDNVEDMSEAKVTSGISRSFRHIQLGPLPGSADPLELGGLVDGGGTLRHIALGPKETSFTFQMDVSHIEATPRWTQKAGMEADDHSMSDRGAWRDTDSRNDQAASASFTAPGGAGHQVHGEQGKAQAEFDKTVQLQRMVDQRSVISDEKKVALLYLDNEEENDGHWF